TTACCATTTTGTTCATCCATCTAGGAGCGAACAGTTCATTGACGCTTATGGCATTGAAACCGTATGAAAGTGGAGAGGCCCAAAAAGCCCACCTCCACCAAACCGGGATCTCGCGGCGAGGAAGAAGGAAACCACCGGTCACGAACACGACTAGAAGAGCGAGCATACCACCTGTGTTAGCTATGGTCATGGTTCTACAGATAGACGCAATGAACCTGAATATCCCAGCAGCCATTTGCTGGATCAGGAATATAATGAGGAACTGTTTGAAGAACCGTTCTGCCTCCGGTGCAAATCCTATGGAGTAATAAGTCACCACCATCCATGCAGTTGTCTCGAAGATGGAGATTGGGATCCCTAGCAAGAAAGTGGGAAGCGTGTATGTCCAAGGAGGGTGAAACAAGAGATCTCTTTGCTTGTAGAACACGGGAAGTCTCTGTATCGTCATAGCCATCTCGGCAAGACCGTTGAACATGTTGACAATAAGACCGAACAGGAGTGCACCCATGTACATGTTCGCGTCAGCCACGTTCCTTGTGTCCATCTCTGTTCTGAGGAAAACAGTTGACAGGATCGCggcgatgatgatgatttgGACTGTCTTGAAGATGTAGAAGAAGGAGTTACGCTTCATGAGCATCCACTCCTTGTCCCAACAGGTTTTGAGAAGCTCAGACGTCTTCACTGAGTACTTGTCGAACACTAGAGCTGCTTTGTGGCCTTTGGATTTATCGAACGGTACCGATAGCTCGTTGGAGAGCTTGTTACCAACATGGAACGTTTTGAACTTGCTGGCGAACTCCGGCACTGTGATGTATCTGTAAGGTCTGTTTGGATCCACCCAGTACTGCTCTTGATCTTTCTTAGAGGTAACCTGTTCCACACGTAAAGTGTCATTGGTATGTTATGTATGAGAGTATGAATCATGCAGTCCTAATACCATGTGCAAGTGGAACTATTGAACAAAACTCAAGTCTaaacaaaatgtaaaaaaaatatggtccaaatttttaagttttaaaatatgttactaAATTTAGAAgttatagtttcaaaaaaacgttaaatatatatataaatatgaactTTAAAAACTACCTCATTACATGTCAAATATACTGTTAGTATCATTTTTAACagggtttataaataatttgagaCAGCATTTCGCACTGGTAGAAATATAGCTAAGAGAAATGAGTATTTTACCTCTTGTAAGAAATCAGCTGTTCCTTTTCTTTCAGGGCACTTGAAGCCAAAGCTCTCAAAGAACTCAACAATGTGGTCTCTAGCTCCCTGGTACACAATCTGTCCTTCCGACAACAGGATAATATCATCGAACAAATCAAACGTCTCAGGAGCAGGCTGAAGAAGAGATATGACCACGGTAGCTTCCGTGAGGTGAACGATCTGTTGCAAACATTTCACGATTTGGAAAGTTGTGGAGCTGTCAAGCCCTGTGGATATCTCATCCATGAACAGCGTCTTAGTTGGTCCGACGATCATCTCACCGGTTGTCACACGCTTCTTCTGACCTCCTGAGATACCTCTCATCATGTCATCTCCAACTATTGTGTCCTTGCATATGTCAAGTCCTAGAATCTGTTTCATCAAAGATTTAGTAAGAAACATTTATAAGTATTATATTATAACATAAGCGACAGACTATATGATCATATAAGAACCGTAAtctatttgaattttgaaataaggTTTAATGTTGAAAGAGTCTAACTTTGAGAGTGTAGTCGGTGATGAGACTACTCTTGACTCCTTGAGCAGCAGATGCCTTCATGAACAAGTCAACATCAGCTTCAGGAAAGATCCCAGCATCCTTTTCTCTCCTCGCCAGCTCGTTCAATAGATCTGCCATAGTAGATAGATACCATTAGACTACATAACTTGTCATACAAGAAACCATTAGACTACATAACTTCTCACACAAGAAACTTGTTCATTTGACAAGAGAataacaattataaaaaaaaagttgtatgAGTTATACCATAACGGGTACCAACGCCTTGACATCTAGCAGAGAAATCAAGAGTCTCCTTAACGGTCATGATACCGACATGAAGATCGTTCTGGCTAATGTAAGCAGAGGTTTTGATAGGAACAAACTCGTTGAGGCGGTAACCATTGTAAGTTACTTCCCCTGAGACGTCAAGAGACTTGTCTAGCTTCCCAGCAAGAGCCAACAAAAGCGATGTCTTCCCAGAGGAAGGAGGACCCAACAAAAGCGTCATCCTCGAAGGTTTAACAATCCCAGAAACATCTTTAAGAATCGTAAGTTGCGCTTTCTTAGCGAGATGGATCCCGACAAGGCCAAGAAGTGACTCCCCCATGTTCCTCACCGTGTTAGTAAGCGAAGGAAGAGACCTATCCCCCGTGTAACAGTCAGCTTTCACAGTCAAATGGTCGTACCTCATTTCCACGGTCGGAAGCGTTATCCCGACTCTGTCGATCCTGTTCCTGAGCTTGGTCAAGATCCGTTCGTTGTCTTGCTCCGCGACTTTGAAGACCACGTCGATGAACTTGGCGCGCTCTTCGCCGTCGAGCTTGGTGACGTCGACTTCTTTGTTGAGGATTTGGTTGCCGTAGACGTCGTCTTCTCCTAGGGCGGGCATGAGGCTCGTCCGGAGACGGTTGTATGTCGGGAGTTTCTCGATGGCTGCCCATTTGAGAGCCTCTTCGTCTTCGTTGGTTGACTTGGTTCGTCTTGTGCTTGACGAGAATATGTCCTCGATGTTTCTGCTGGCTCTGCTTACGCTACGGCTTATGCTTTGCCGCATGCTACCTCCTCTGCTCATAGCTTGAGCTGGATCGTAATCCATCACTCGTTCTTGATTCTTAGATGTTagtttcttcctctttttcttcttttttcacaCTTCGGCTTATGGTTGTGActgtaagagagagagaagaaaatagaagaagaagatcgttGGTTCCCCCTAAAGCAATTCAGATATTAAATAGCATAAAGCAACGGAATATAATACTGTACTAATCCTTTTTTTTGGTCGATGGCCAATAATACTATCCTTCGAGGAAAAAACACAGCAAAGACATTGTCAAAGTCCGCCAAattgaaagaggaagaagagtaACGACTTTGACAAGTCAACGTTGTCTACCTTTGATACTGTTCTGCTGCTTTTTAACACTTTATTTAAACAAGacgaaacaaaataaaataaaatatctgcAATTGATTGAGCCATTAAAGTTgtgattattttagaaatttatgtGATAATGGAACCTTTTTAAACAGAATAATCCATGTGGGAGGATAATGGCTGCTTAAAATCAATCATACACAGTTAAATATTTGATATGAATTATAT
The Raphanus sativus cultivar WK10039 chromosome 1, ASM80110v3, whole genome shotgun sequence DNA segment above includes these coding regions:
- the LOC108863317 gene encoding ABC transporter G family member 35; the encoded protein is MDYDPAQAMSRGGSMRQSISRSVSRASRNIEDIFSSSTRRTKSTNEDEEALKWAAIEKLPTYNRLRTSLMPALGEDDVYGNQILNKEVDVTKLDGEERAKFIDVVFKVAEQDNERILTKLRNRIDRVGITLPTVEMRYDHLTVKADCYTGDRSLPSLTNTVRNMGESLLGLVGIHLAKKAQLTILKDVSGIVKPSRMTLLLGPPSSGKTSLLLALAGKLDKSLDVSGEVTYNGYRLNEFVPIKTSAYISQNDLHVGIMTVKETLDFSARCQGVGTRYDLLNELARREKDAGIFPEADVDLFMKASAAQGVKSSLITDYTLKILGLDICKDTIVGDDMMRGISGGQKKRVTTGEMIVGPTKTLFMDEISTGLDSSTTFQIVKCLQQIVHLTEATVVISLLQPAPETFDLFDDIILLSEGQIVYQGARDHIVEFFESFGFKCPERKGTADFLQEVTSKKDQEQYWVDPNRPYRYITVPEFASKFKTFHVGNKLSNELSVPFDKSKGHKAALVFDKYSVKTSELLKTCWDKEWMLMKRNSFFYIFKTVQIIIIAAILSTVFLRTEMDTRNVADANMYMGALLFGLIVNMFNGLAEMAMTIQRLPVFYKQRDLLFHPPWTYTLPTFLLGIPISIFETTAWMVVTYYSIGFAPEAERFFKQFLIIFLIQQMAAGIFRFIASICRTMTIANTGGMLALLVVFVTGGFLLPRREIPVWWRWAFWASPLSYGFNAISVNELFAPRWMNKMSSDNTTRLGTTMLTMWDVFDDKNWYWIGIGGLFGFAVLFNGLFTLALSYLDPLGKPQAILPKEEDESKKEIPMENVNAKKGMVLPFTPLALSFDDVKYYVDMPAEMRDQGVQETRLQLLKGVTSTFRPGVLTALMGVSGAGKTTLMDVLAGRKTGGYIEGDIRVSGFPKKQETFARISGYCEQTDIHSPQVTVRESLIFSAFLRLAKDVSKEEKMMFVDQVMELVELVDLKDAIVGLPGVTGLSTEQRKRLTIAVELVANPSIIFMDEPTSGLDARAAAIVMRAVRNTVDTGRTVVCTIHQPSIDIFEAFDELLLMKRGGQVIYSGPLGKDSHKIVEYFEAIPGVPKIPEKYNPATWMLEASSLAAELKLGVDFAELYKSSSLCQRNKQLVQELSVPPQGASDLYFATQFSQDTWGQYKSCLWKQWWTYWRSPDYNVVRFIFTLATALMIGSIFWQIGGKRSNVQDLTMVLGAIYSAVIFVGVNNCSTVQPMVAVERSVFYREKAAGMYSAIPYAISQVTCELPYVFIQTTYYSLIVYAMIGFEWKASKFFWFLFINYTSFLYWTYYGMMTVSLTPNHQVASIFASAFYGIFNLFSGFFIPRPKIPKWWIWYYWICPVAWTIYGLITSQYGDVDTPIAFPGGPSNLTVKQYLKDQYGFEESFMGPVAAVLVIFPVFFAFVFAFCIKTLNFQTR